A DNA window from Massilia putida contains the following coding sequences:
- a CDS encoding response regulator transcription factor, whose protein sequence is MIQMMVADRSETMRLGVCALFNKHPGNVVIQEAANRADVIAKLEVDHYNLILVDPVLAAGHEENFLRQIRATAPRSNVLVYTELDELHFGMRAIRCGAKGYVMKSRPADELLAAASRVSAGKVHMSEALAEEVALNTWEGKAMSLHETLSDREYLVFAMLVCGRSVTSIAAALHLSIKTISTHKARAMVKLRCKSLSDMIQYCISHNLSAECRARCADR, encoded by the coding sequence ATGATCCAGATGATGGTTGCGGACCGAAGTGAGACGATGCGGCTTGGCGTCTGCGCGCTCTTCAATAAACATCCCGGGAATGTCGTGATACAAGAGGCGGCCAACCGCGCCGACGTCATCGCCAAACTCGAAGTCGACCACTACAACCTGATCCTCGTCGACCCGGTGCTGGCGGCGGGACACGAAGAAAATTTCCTGCGCCAGATCCGGGCAACCGCGCCGCGCTCGAATGTCCTGGTCTATACCGAGCTCGACGAACTGCATTTCGGCATGCGCGCCATCCGGTGCGGCGCGAAAGGCTATGTCATGAAAAGCCGTCCGGCGGATGAGCTATTGGCCGCGGCCAGCCGGGTCAGCGCGGGCAAAGTCCATATGAGCGAAGCGCTTGCCGAGGAGGTCGCGCTCAACACGTGGGAGGGAAAGGCGATGTCCCTGCATGAAACGCTCAGCGACCGCGAATATCTCGTGTTTGCCATGCTGGTGTGCGGCCGGAGCGTCACTTCCATCGCGGCAGCGCTCCACTTGAGCATCAAGACGATCAGCACCCATAAGGCCCGGGCCATGGTCAAGCTGCGATGTAAAAGCCTGAGCGACATGATTCAGTACTGCATCAGCCACAATCTGTCGGCGGAATGCAGAGCGCGTTGCGCCGACCGATAG
- a CDS encoding metallophosphoesterase family protein, whose protein sequence is MTHPHLQTRAGALVSTILLAGCASLGPQRPPAAAFVVLGEDGAPAARAITTAPACPSITIDGRTTTMAVRAPFGAIPLRGKDHSAGYHPDAKSTPVLSCETALPAGSTRVDVAGRPLPLPRADVKRIVVIGDTGCRLKGKEFQDCNDPQAYPFARVAASAAAWKPDLVVHVGDFHYREDPCPADRPGCAGSPYGYGWDAWNADFFAPGQALLAAAPWVLARGNHETCARGGQGWWRFLDAHRYDPAANCDDPSADERADYTDPYAVPLGGDAQLIVFDSANTNWKGFKPGDVRVERYADTWRKIDLLARRQRYNIAVDHHPLYAFGATRDAQTGAVTLFGGDAGLTQVFGALDPRLLPSTVDMLLSGHVHLWEQTSFATDHPTQFVAGFAGTAEDIVPLPKTPPAGQSPAPGATLDAMSSWIDGFGFMTMERTGPDTWHVVVHDRDGKTRNTCTVQGRRSTCAVPQV, encoded by the coding sequence ATGACCCATCCGCATCTGCAGACCCGCGCCGGCGCGCTCGTATCGACGATCCTGCTGGCAGGCTGCGCCAGCCTCGGGCCCCAGCGTCCGCCCGCCGCCGCCTTCGTCGTGCTGGGCGAGGACGGGGCACCTGCGGCGCGCGCCATCACGACGGCGCCCGCCTGCCCATCGATCACCATCGACGGCCGCACGACGACGATGGCCGTACGGGCGCCGTTCGGCGCGATTCCGCTGCGCGGCAAGGACCACAGTGCCGGCTATCATCCGGACGCGAAGTCGACCCCGGTGCTGTCGTGCGAGACGGCGCTCCCCGCGGGCAGCACGCGGGTCGACGTCGCGGGCCGGCCACTGCCGCTGCCCAGGGCCGACGTGAAGCGCATCGTCGTGATCGGCGACACGGGCTGCCGCCTGAAGGGCAAGGAATTCCAGGACTGTAACGACCCGCAGGCGTACCCGTTCGCGCGCGTGGCCGCCAGCGCGGCCGCATGGAAACCGGACCTCGTCGTGCACGTGGGCGACTTCCACTACCGCGAAGATCCATGCCCGGCCGACCGCCCGGGCTGCGCCGGCAGTCCGTACGGCTACGGCTGGGATGCGTGGAACGCCGATTTCTTCGCGCCCGGGCAAGCGTTGCTCGCGGCCGCGCCGTGGGTCCTCGCGCGCGGCAACCACGAAACGTGCGCGCGCGGCGGGCAGGGCTGGTGGCGCTTCCTCGACGCCCATCGCTACGACCCGGCCGCGAACTGCGACGACCCCTCCGCGGACGAGCGCGCGGACTATACCGACCCGTATGCGGTGCCGCTGGGCGGCGATGCGCAGCTGATCGTGTTCGACAGCGCGAACACGAACTGGAAGGGTTTCAAGCCGGGCGACGTGCGCGTCGAACGCTACGCCGACACATGGCGCAAGATCGACCTGCTCGCGCGCCGGCAGCGCTACAACATCGCCGTCGACCATCATCCGCTGTACGCGTTCGGCGCCACCCGGGACGCGCAGACGGGCGCCGTCACGCTGTTCGGCGGCGACGCCGGCCTGACGCAGGTATTCGGCGCGCTCGACCCGCGCCTGCTGCCGTCCACGGTCGACATGCTGTTGTCCGGCCACGTGCACTTGTGGGAGCAGACCAGCTTCGCGACGGATCACCCGACCCAGTTCGTGGCGGGCTTCGCCGGCACGGCGGAAGACATCGTACCGCTGCCGAAAACGCCACCCGCCGGCCAGTCGCCCGCGCCGGGCGCCACGCTGGACGCGATGAGTTCATGGATCGATGGTTTCGGCTTCATGACGATGGAGCGCACCGGGCCGGACACGTGGCACGTCGTCGTCCACGACCGCGACGGCAAGACGCGCAATACCTGCACCGTGCAAGGCCGCCGTTCGACCTGTGCAGTGCCCCAGGTCTGA
- a CDS encoding MarR family winged helix-turn-helix transcriptional regulator, translating into MSSSSQSNAANEPSTPLAPSTRVLRQFRVVFNSVKTHFRQVEREAGVGGAQLWALSVIDRRPGIGVTELARELDIHQSTASNLIKSLVERGLVATSREGTDRRSVSLRIQPAGADVLRTAPLPFAGVLPDALSALDADTLERLEQDLAKLIALLEADEASGNVLLAQM; encoded by the coding sequence ATGTCCTCGTCTTCTCAATCCAACGCGGCCAACGAGCCGTCCACGCCGCTGGCGCCATCCACTCGTGTGCTGCGCCAGTTCCGCGTCGTTTTCAATTCTGTCAAAACCCATTTCCGGCAGGTCGAGCGCGAAGCCGGCGTCGGCGGCGCCCAGTTGTGGGCCTTGTCCGTCATCGACCGCCGTCCCGGCATTGGCGTGACGGAGCTCGCGCGCGAACTGGATATCCACCAGTCGACGGCCAGCAACCTGATCAAGAGCCTCGTGGAACGCGGCCTCGTCGCGACGAGCCGCGAAGGCACCGACCGCCGCAGCGTGTCGCTGCGCATCCAGCCGGCCGGCGCCGACGTCTTGCGCACCGCGCCCCTGCCCTTTGCCGGCGTGCTGCCGGATGCGCTGTCCGCGCTGGACGCGGACACATTGGAGCGCCTGGAACAAGACCTTGCAAAATTGATCGCCCTGCTCGAGGCGGACGAAGCCAGTGGCAATGTGCTGCTGGCCCAGATGTAA